Proteins encoded by one window of Brevibacterium atlanticum:
- a CDS encoding phosphate/phosphite/phosphonate ABC transporter substrate-binding protein — MTAASLLRSRAARTLTAGLLALPLLAACGSSGGSGGEDTITFAAVPAESSSTLESSFDNVTKLLEKETGKKVEFQNASDYAAVVEGMRAGQIDAASFGPFAYVIAKDSGVNIEPAASPTNDADKAPAYTSLAYVKKGSDIKDLSDLKGKKVCFVDAASTSGYLVPMKGLQDEGIDMDTDLEAIMSGGHDASLLSLNSGDCDAAFAHDAMLKTLEKSGQIDKGSLTSIWESDPITEDPIAVNKDSLDADTAAKVTTALREKANVFAMVKDGICSSKDDCVLPEEITYGYKEVSDSDFDSIRDICDATKADACKNIG, encoded by the coding sequence ATGACCGCAGCCTCCCTCCTCCGCTCCCGCGCAGCCCGAACGCTCACCGCTGGCCTCCTCGCCCTGCCCCTGCTCGCCGCCTGCGGCAGCTCCGGGGGCTCGGGCGGTGAGGACACGATCACCTTCGCCGCCGTTCCCGCCGAATCCTCCTCAACACTCGAGTCCTCCTTCGACAACGTCACGAAGCTCCTCGAGAAGGAGACCGGCAAGAAGGTCGAGTTCCAGAACGCCTCGGACTACGCCGCGGTCGTCGAAGGCATGCGCGCCGGCCAGATCGACGCCGCCTCGTTCGGCCCCTTCGCCTACGTCATCGCCAAGGACTCCGGCGTCAACATCGAACCGGCAGCCTCACCGACGAACGACGCGGACAAGGCCCCCGCATACACGTCCCTGGCCTATGTGAAGAAGGGCTCGGACATCAAGGACCTCAGCGATCTCAAGGGCAAGAAGGTCTGCTTCGTCGATGCTGCCTCGACCTCGGGCTACCTCGTGCCGATGAAGGGGCTGCAGGATGAGGGCATCGATATGGACACCGACCTCGAGGCGATCATGTCCGGCGGCCACGACGCCTCGCTGCTGTCGCTGAATTCCGGCGACTGCGACGCGGCGTTCGCCCACGACGCGATGCTCAAGACCCTCGAGAAGTCCGGTCAGATCGACAAGGGCAGCCTGACGAGCATCTGGGAATCGGACCCGATCACCGAGGATCCCATCGCCGTGAACAAGGACTCCCTCGACGCGGACACAGCGGCCAAGGTCACGACCGCTCTGCGTGAGAAGGCCAATGTCTTCGCCATGGTCAAGGACGGCATCTGCAGCTCCAAGGACGACTGCGTGCTGCCCGAGGAGATCACCTACGGATACAAGGAAGTCTCCGATTCGGACTTCGACTCGATCCGCGACATCTGCGACGCCACCAAGGCCGACGCCTGCAAGAACATCGGCTGA
- a CDS encoding TIGR03364 family FAD-dependent oxidoreductase has product MPTHDLIITGAGILGLATAFLAHRQGRRVHVIDRSDRPVGSSIQNFGHACFTGQSDAAQPLAARSREGWLDAAAATDLWAAESGTVIPAMTAAELTVLEEFAAHRGTEQVHLLTADEIAEAVRNPDLDALGGAHLPLDMRVDPRQAAPRIADWLAENGVEFTWNTHVTEAAGGTVSTSRGEFHADEVVVCPGYQLTSLFPEIAEAHELRICSLVMTLIAAPEHAPTGFAMLTGTSLARYDGFAAMPGAETLRRDLDEREPELRDCIANLMVTDIPQGLLIGDSHAYSLSPEPFIDEGIADLLLDRATSVLGIDSPMVRQRWLGMYADSPTTNLILERPDASTTVAIVASGIGMTLSFGVADLILSGGTADL; this is encoded by the coding sequence ATGCCGACACACGATCTCATCATCACCGGCGCAGGAATCCTGGGCCTCGCCACCGCATTCCTCGCCCACCGACAGGGCCGCAGAGTCCACGTCATCGACCGCTCCGACCGCCCGGTCGGCTCCTCGATCCAGAACTTCGGCCACGCCTGCTTCACCGGCCAATCCGATGCCGCACAGCCACTCGCCGCACGGTCACGAGAAGGCTGGCTCGACGCAGCGGCCGCCACGGACCTCTGGGCGGCGGAATCCGGCACCGTCATTCCCGCAATGACCGCGGCCGAGCTCACCGTCTTGGAGGAGTTCGCTGCCCATCGTGGCACCGAGCAGGTCCACCTCCTCACCGCCGACGAAATCGCCGAGGCGGTGCGCAACCCCGATCTCGATGCCCTCGGGGGTGCACATCTGCCGCTCGACATGCGCGTCGACCCTCGGCAGGCAGCCCCGCGGATCGCCGACTGGCTGGCCGAGAACGGCGTGGAGTTCACCTGGAACACCCACGTCACCGAGGCGGCCGGCGGCACCGTATCGACCAGCCGCGGCGAATTCCACGCCGATGAGGTCGTCGTCTGCCCGGGCTATCAGCTGACCAGCCTCTTCCCCGAAATCGCCGAGGCCCACGAACTGCGCATCTGTTCGCTGGTGATGACGCTCATCGCCGCCCCCGAGCATGCCCCGACCGGCTTCGCGATGCTCACCGGAACCTCGCTGGCCCGCTACGACGGCTTCGCGGCCATGCCCGGCGCCGAGACTCTGCGGCGCGATCTCGACGAGCGGGAGCCGGAGCTGCGCGACTGCATCGCCAACCTCATGGTCACCGACATTCCGCAGGGCCTGCTCATCGGCGACTCACACGCCTACTCCCTCAGCCCCGAGCCGTTCATCGACGAGGGGATCGCCGATCTCCTCCTTGATCGCGCCACCTCGGTGCTCGGAATCGACAGCCCCATGGTGCGGCAGCGCTGGCTGGGCATGTACGCCGACAGCCCGACTACGAACCTCATCCTTGAACGCCCCGACGCCTCCACGACCGTCGCCATCGTCGCTTCGGGCATCGGCATGACCCTGTCGTTCGGCGTCGCCGACCTCATCCTCTCCGGCGGCACCGCCGATCTCTGA
- a CDS encoding GntR family transcriptional regulator, whose protein sequence is MTTDPRSHTRQQHDEIAHYLRTAIREGSFQPGDELPSEAELTRKFSSSRGPVRQAMSALRGEGLISSGRGRRTVVLDNVLTQSFDDVISFSQWCHASDIVPGQITQRVVREPAEKSLAASLRISDGDPVVSVFRLRLMDDAPAMVERLNYPLEFGRHVLAFDTDSGSIYQELIDRGVDINRASRIIDAVGANDDDAALLEVPVGTPLLRVRRRAFTTTGDVIESSDDRYLPWKASFTMNSTRGNPSSMSLISGD, encoded by the coding sequence ATGACCACAGACCCGAGGTCCCACACGCGCCAGCAGCATGATGAGATCGCACATTATCTGCGGACCGCGATCCGTGAGGGATCGTTCCAGCCGGGCGATGAGCTGCCCTCCGAAGCCGAGCTGACCCGCAAGTTCTCCAGCTCCCGCGGCCCGGTGCGGCAGGCGATGTCGGCGCTGCGCGGAGAAGGGCTGATCTCCTCGGGACGGGGGCGGCGGACGGTTGTGCTCGACAACGTGCTCACACAGTCCTTCGACGACGTCATCTCGTTCTCACAGTGGTGCCATGCCTCGGACATCGTTCCTGGTCAGATCACTCAGAGGGTGGTGCGGGAACCGGCCGAGAAATCGCTTGCGGCGAGCCTGCGGATCTCTGACGGCGATCCTGTCGTCTCGGTGTTCCGACTGCGGCTCATGGACGATGCTCCGGCGATGGTGGAACGATTGAACTATCCCCTCGAATTCGGCCGTCACGTGTTGGCCTTCGACACCGACTCCGGGTCGATCTATCAGGAGCTCATCGATCGGGGCGTCGACATCAATCGAGCCTCTCGCATCATCGACGCGGTGGGCGCGAACGACGACGATGCGGCACTCCTCGAGGTCCCCGTCGGCACTCCGCTGTTGCGGGTGCGCAGGCGGGCCTTCACCACGACCGGTGACGTCATCGAATCCTCCGACGACCGCTACCTGCCGTGGAAGGCGAGCTTCACGATGAACTCGACCCGCGGCAACCCGAGCTCGATGTCCCTCATCTCCGGCGACTGA
- a CDS encoding EVE domain-containing protein, with the protein MSAWLAVVAADHVRRGRDLGIVQINHGQRAPLVRMEPGDVVIYYSPTVHRGDKQPLRAFTAFATVGEGDVWQADEGDFKPYRRQAAYAPTRDVALSEINDSLSLTTQPNWGYQLRRGIIPLDDHDVETLRKAMHT; encoded by the coding sequence ATGAGTGCATGGCTGGCAGTGGTGGCGGCGGATCATGTCCGGCGTGGCCGTGACCTGGGCATCGTCCAGATCAATCACGGTCAGCGGGCACCGCTGGTGCGGATGGAGCCGGGCGATGTCGTCATCTACTATTCGCCGACGGTGCATCGCGGTGACAAACAGCCGTTGCGTGCGTTCACGGCGTTCGCGACGGTCGGTGAGGGAGACGTATGGCAGGCCGATGAGGGCGACTTCAAGCCGTATCGCCGGCAGGCCGCCTATGCCCCGACTCGCGACGTCGCACTGTCCGAGATCAATGACTCACTCAGCCTGACGACCCAGCCGAACTGGGGCTACCAGCTGCGCCGCGGCATCATCCCCCTCGACGACCACGACGTCGAAACGCTCAGAAAAGCCATGCACACCTGA
- a CDS encoding MmcQ/YjbR family DNA-binding protein, whose translation MAHPQMFDDDDPVLERVRTIALALPEAQEKVSHGRPTFYTTKVFAYYGGAAKHVTGEIEQHPHSVLVLLDPMDAEVVLERQDSFVPMYLGPSGWIGLEVEELSDDELRELLVDSYRNTASATLVRRLPAGE comes from the coding sequence ATGGCGCATCCGCAGATGTTCGACGATGACGATCCGGTGCTCGAGCGGGTCCGGACAATTGCGCTCGCCCTGCCGGAGGCGCAGGAGAAGGTCTCGCACGGTCGGCCAACCTTCTACACCACGAAGGTCTTCGCCTATTACGGCGGGGCGGCCAAGCACGTGACCGGTGAGATCGAACAGCATCCGCATTCCGTTCTCGTCCTTCTCGATCCCATGGACGCCGAGGTGGTGCTCGAGCGACAGGATTCCTTCGTACCCATGTACCTGGGTCCCTCGGGTTGGATCGGCCTCGAGGTCGAGGAGCTGAGTGATGATGAGCTGCGGGAGCTGCTCGTCGATTCGTATCGGAATACCGCCTCGGCGACCTTGGTCCGGAGGCTGCCCGCGGGGGAGTGA
- a CDS encoding phosphoglycerate dehydrogenase: MSARIVITTDYLHPGDTVDTMLREHGLEPVYSPAGRGRTDEERQTLFTGAVGAIAASEPITREMLTAATDLTVLARAGVGYDNVDLDAATELGIRVCNTPEVNHHAVAEMALALMLACARRLATVLSGVTAGGWPREAGTELRGKTLGVIGYGPSGRAIAALGAALGMHVKVSTGHPDADPAPGIEFADFDTTVRSADYLTLHSRAGKGDPIIGAEALAAMKDTAVLINTARGSLVDESALVAALRSGQIAGAGLDVLEREPITEDNPLRTMDSVVITSHLAGQTVEARERAGIAAAQAVIDVIEGREPRGIVV; the protein is encoded by the coding sequence ATGAGCGCACGCATCGTTATCACCACCGACTACCTCCACCCGGGCGACACCGTTGACACGATGTTGCGCGAGCACGGACTCGAACCGGTCTACTCACCGGCCGGACGCGGCCGCACCGACGAAGAGAGACAGACCCTCTTCACTGGAGCCGTCGGAGCGATCGCGGCCAGTGAGCCGATCACCCGCGAGATGCTCACCGCGGCCACCGACCTCACAGTCCTCGCCCGCGCCGGAGTCGGCTACGACAACGTCGACCTCGACGCCGCGACCGAACTCGGCATCCGCGTCTGCAACACCCCCGAGGTCAACCATCACGCTGTCGCCGAAATGGCACTCGCTCTCATGCTCGCCTGCGCCCGTCGCCTCGCGACCGTGCTGAGCGGAGTCACCGCCGGCGGCTGGCCGCGGGAAGCCGGGACCGAACTGCGAGGAAAGACGCTCGGAGTCATCGGCTATGGCCCCAGCGGCCGAGCGATCGCCGCACTCGGCGCGGCCCTCGGCATGCATGTGAAGGTCTCGACGGGTCACCCGGACGCCGACCCCGCACCCGGCATCGAATTCGCCGACTTCGACACGACAGTGAGGAGCGCCGACTACCTCACTCTCCACTCCCGCGCCGGCAAGGGCGACCCGATCATCGGTGCCGAAGCGCTGGCGGCCATGAAGGACACGGCCGTCCTCATCAACACCGCACGTGGTTCACTCGTCGACGAATCCGCACTGGTCGCAGCCCTGCGCTCGGGGCAGATCGCCGGTGCCGGACTCGACGTTCTCGAACGCGAACCCATCACCGAGGACAACCCTCTGCGCACTATGGACTCCGTCGTCATCACCTCCCACCTCGCCGGTCAGACCGTGGAAGCGCGCGAACGCGCCGGCATCGCCGCTGCTCAAGCCGTCATCGACGTCATCGAAGGGCGGGAGCCACGCGGGATCGTCGTGTGA
- a CDS encoding aldo/keto reductase, which translates to MANSFDDTTPAIIPTLDLNDGRAIPQLGLGIYAMKGEEGVDAIVNAVDNAGYRLLDTAVNYENEREVGQAVANTETPREDLFVTSKIPGRHHGFDEAIASTEESLARLGLDYLDLHLIHWPNPSVGKYVDTWRGLIELRERGLVESIGVSNFTEAMLTELIDATGVTPAVNQVELHPYFPQAELIAFHRSIGVQTESWSPLYRDQGLFDETPIAEAAAAHDVTPAQVVLRWHIEVGSIPIPKSANPERQRSNADVFDFALTPAEVAAISALERGRMKDRDPLTHEEM; encoded by the coding sequence ATGGCCAACTCCTTTGACGACACCACCCCAGCCATCATTCCCACCCTTGACCTCAATGACGGGCGCGCGATCCCGCAGCTCGGGCTCGGCATCTACGCGATGAAGGGCGAGGAGGGCGTCGACGCGATCGTGAACGCCGTCGACAACGCGGGCTACCGACTCCTCGACACCGCGGTGAACTACGAGAACGAGCGCGAGGTCGGTCAGGCCGTCGCGAACACCGAAACCCCACGTGAGGACCTCTTCGTCACCTCGAAGATCCCCGGCCGTCACCACGGCTTCGACGAGGCGATCGCGAGCACCGAGGAATCCCTGGCCCGGCTCGGCCTCGACTACCTCGACCTCCACCTCATCCACTGGCCCAATCCCAGCGTCGGTAAGTACGTCGACACCTGGCGCGGGCTCATCGAACTGCGCGAGCGCGGGCTCGTGGAGTCCATCGGCGTCTCGAACTTCACCGAGGCCATGCTCACCGAGCTCATCGACGCAACCGGGGTCACGCCCGCCGTCAACCAGGTCGAGCTCCACCCGTACTTCCCGCAGGCCGAGCTCATCGCCTTCCACCGCTCCATCGGCGTGCAGACCGAGAGCTGGTCCCCGCTCTACCGTGACCAGGGGCTCTTCGACGAAACCCCCATCGCCGAGGCGGCCGCCGCCCACGATGTCACCCCGGCCCAGGTGGTCCTGCGCTGGCACATCGAAGTCGGGTCGATCCCGATCCCGAAGTCGGCGAACCCCGAACGTCAGCGGTCCAACGCCGACGTCTTCGACTTCGCCCTCACCCCCGCCGAGGTGGCCGCGATCTCCGCACTCGAGCGCGGTCGGATGAAGGACCGGGACCCGCTGACACACGAAGAGATGTGA
- a CDS encoding DEAD/DEAH box helicase yields the protein MDRAMTVVPRDEIKAFADPGTFARGSDYARKGQVLRIVWHESDRQLVADVAGSTGLYETTITFDDFDDGGPGDIVDTACTCPVGDDCKHCVAVLLVNNQQMLDQRTSAIMDAYHGHAPEEDETEPVWGVDPSDFGAIIDGGRPPARQVRVPEWRQRLDRIIEVSRRSSPQPETVALGFELHSAPQRSYFNRAPSRLKAAEIPDEAEPQLHIRPLIPGAKNNWIKGQAGWHWFTSRLNASRFDADQFEWFYRLVTLDDGLGRFGHAQSSATIRLDDFGSPFLWELLGQAADLDIPLVSADKQIAIRLAQRADFQLDVTRSDDDLVLKSEVAIDDQSVQAHEVRPIGLGGIYHLNMVGKSKAVVTLAPLTEPMTEAQRSLLEGPAATRIPEQGHDDFVDRVLPLLRKAPERGGRMRGVRNGKMSGAGVANGGAGDRVISSDGSVDLPVEKSPHLNLHISYDAPGKRGSTDRDPGRRDPGKRGSGKRGHGKGTSTPTMHLTWSWTYYSPQRTFPLVPHHSELSDQVRGRDQKFEHAVLRRLRTIDPDAARTESTTLTGIDAATYSTRILPRIQELDDVAVTFADSDNAPEFRELDATPQVSVRTQATDDSDWFDLGIDVTVDGHEIPFVELFTALAREQSHLILDDGSFFSLDNPAFDRLRELLAEANALDGFSPENPQISRYQTALYDELEDLADDVADDPRWSELMDGLRSIDTIAEVAVPETVNAQLRPYQVEGFRWLAFLRQHHLGGILADDMGLGKTLQTLALIDHDRTEREVLGATQSAAERNAAAEPTAETRAPFLVVAPTSVVANWVLEARKFTPHLRVTAVGETAKKRKRPVAEAVADADIVVTSYAVMRLDIDEFAELTWAGVIFDEAQFMKNHQAKTHRAARRLEAPFRLAITGTPMENSLTDVWSLAAITSPGLFPNAKRFREDYVRPIESGEAPHRMDRLRSRLRPFMLRRTKDLVAADLPEKQEQVLGVELEPAHRRLYDTVLQRERKQVLGLLGEFEKNRFAIFRSLTLLRMLALDPGIVAEYADSGIASSKLGVLMSHLGEVRDEGHRALVFSQFTSYLRAVAAELEDNGIDYVYLDGSTKDRTTVIEAFREGNAPVFLISLKAGGFGLTLTEADYVFLLDPWWNPAAENQAVDRTHRIGQTRRVMVYRLVAENTIEEKVLALQTKKAELFTALMDDGNAFSEVISAADIKGLLEG from the coding sequence ATGGATCGAGCCATGACCGTCGTCCCGAGAGACGAGATAAAGGCCTTCGCTGACCCTGGAACCTTCGCGCGCGGCAGTGACTATGCGCGCAAAGGTCAGGTACTGCGGATCGTCTGGCACGAATCCGACCGGCAGCTCGTGGCCGATGTCGCCGGCTCCACCGGACTCTACGAAACCACGATCACCTTCGACGATTTCGACGACGGCGGACCCGGCGACATCGTCGACACCGCCTGCACCTGCCCGGTCGGTGACGACTGCAAACACTGCGTCGCCGTACTTCTCGTCAACAATCAGCAGATGCTCGACCAGCGGACCTCCGCGATCATGGACGCATACCACGGTCATGCGCCCGAAGAAGACGAAACTGAACCAGTCTGGGGAGTCGATCCTTCCGACTTCGGAGCGATCATCGATGGCGGGCGGCCACCGGCCAGGCAGGTTCGGGTGCCGGAGTGGCGACAGCGACTCGACCGCATCATCGAGGTCTCGCGTCGGTCGAGCCCACAGCCCGAGACCGTGGCACTCGGCTTCGAACTCCACAGCGCCCCACAGCGCAGCTACTTCAATAGGGCGCCATCGCGGCTTAAGGCCGCCGAGATCCCGGATGAAGCGGAACCGCAGCTGCACATCCGCCCACTGATCCCTGGAGCGAAGAACAACTGGATCAAGGGACAGGCGGGATGGCACTGGTTCACCTCACGACTCAACGCCTCACGCTTCGACGCCGACCAATTCGAATGGTTCTATCGATTGGTCACCCTCGACGACGGCCTCGGCCGGTTCGGCCACGCACAGTCGTCGGCAACGATCCGACTCGACGACTTCGGCTCACCCTTCCTGTGGGAGCTGCTCGGTCAGGCCGCTGACCTCGACATTCCACTCGTCAGCGCCGACAAACAGATCGCAATCCGCCTGGCGCAGCGCGCCGATTTCCAGCTCGATGTCACACGCAGCGACGACGACCTCGTGCTCAAGTCCGAAGTGGCCATCGACGACCAATCGGTGCAGGCCCATGAAGTCCGGCCCATCGGACTCGGCGGCATCTACCACCTGAATATGGTGGGCAAGTCGAAGGCTGTGGTCACACTTGCGCCGCTGACCGAGCCGATGACCGAGGCACAGCGCAGTCTTCTGGAAGGCCCCGCGGCCACACGGATTCCCGAACAAGGGCACGATGATTTCGTCGACCGCGTCCTCCCATTGCTGCGAAAGGCGCCCGAGAGGGGCGGTAGGATGAGGGGAGTCCGCAACGGGAAGATGTCCGGCGCCGGCGTCGCGAATGGCGGCGCCGGTGATCGAGTCATCAGCAGCGACGGATCCGTCGACCTGCCCGTCGAGAAGTCCCCGCACCTTAACCTCCACATCAGTTACGACGCCCCCGGCAAACGCGGCTCCACCGACCGTGATCCCGGCAGGCGCGACCCCGGCAAACGCGGGTCTGGCAAGCGCGGCCACGGAAAGGGCACGTCCACCCCGACGATGCATCTGACCTGGTCATGGACCTACTATTCCCCACAGCGAACGTTCCCCTTGGTGCCCCATCACAGCGAACTGTCCGACCAGGTGCGCGGCCGCGACCAGAAGTTCGAACACGCTGTGCTCCGTCGACTGCGCACCATCGACCCCGACGCTGCCCGAACAGAATCGACCACCCTGACCGGCATCGATGCAGCCACGTACAGCACACGGATCCTGCCCCGCATCCAGGAGCTCGACGACGTCGCCGTCACCTTCGCCGACAGCGACAACGCCCCCGAATTCCGCGAACTCGACGCGACGCCGCAGGTCAGCGTCCGTACGCAGGCGACCGATGACTCCGATTGGTTCGACCTCGGCATCGATGTCACGGTCGACGGTCACGAGATCCCCTTCGTCGAACTCTTCACCGCACTCGCGCGGGAACAGTCCCACCTCATCCTCGACGATGGATCGTTCTTCTCCCTGGACAACCCCGCCTTCGACCGGCTGCGCGAACTCCTCGCCGAGGCGAACGCCCTCGACGGTTTCTCACCCGAGAATCCGCAGATCAGCCGCTATCAGACCGCCCTGTACGACGAACTCGAGGACCTCGCCGACGACGTCGCCGATGACCCTCGTTGGTCCGAGCTCATGGACGGGCTGAGAAGCATCGACACCATCGCCGAGGTGGCCGTGCCCGAGACCGTGAATGCGCAGCTGCGGCCCTACCAGGTGGAGGGCTTCCGATGGTTGGCGTTCCTTAGGCAGCACCATCTCGGCGGGATCCTCGCAGACGATATGGGCTTGGGCAAGACCCTGCAGACGCTCGCCCTCATCGACCACGACCGGACCGAGCGCGAGGTTCTGGGCGCAACCCAGTCCGCGGCTGAACGCAACGCCGCGGCTGAGCCCACGGCCGAAACGCGAGCTCCGTTCCTCGTCGTGGCCCCCACCTCGGTGGTGGCGAACTGGGTACTCGAAGCCCGGAAATTCACCCCGCACCTGAGAGTGACCGCGGTCGGGGAGACCGCGAAGAAGCGCAAGCGCCCCGTCGCCGAGGCGGTCGCCGACGCCGATATCGTCGTTACCTCGTACGCGGTGATGCGACTCGACATCGACGAATTCGCCGAGCTGACCTGGGCGGGGGTGATCTTCGACGAAGCCCAGTTCATGAAGAACCATCAGGCGAAGACGCACCGCGCAGCGAGGCGACTCGAGGCTCCGTTCCGGTTGGCGATCACGGGTACGCCGATGGAGAATTCGCTCACCGATGTGTGGTCGCTGGCGGCGATCACCTCGCCGGGACTGTTTCCGAACGCGAAGCGCTTCAGGGAGGACTACGTCCGCCCGATCGAATCGGGAGAGGCTCCGCACCGGATGGATCGGCTGAGGTCGCGGCTGCGGCCGTTCATGCTGCGCCGGACCAAGGATCTCGTGGCCGCGGACCTGCCGGAGAAGCAGGAGCAGGTGCTCGGTGTCGAACTCGAACCGGCGCACCGGCGTCTCTACGACACGGTGCTGCAGCGCGAGCGCAAGCAGGTGCTCGGCCTCCTCGGCGAGTTCGAGAAGAACCGGTTCGCGATCTTCCGGTCGCTGACGCTGCTGCGGATGCTCGCGCTCGACCCGGGGATCGTCGCCGAGTATGCCGATTCCGGGATCGCCTCGAGCAAACTCGGTGTGCTCATGAGTCACCTCGGCGAGGTCCGCGACGAGGGCCACCGGGCGCTCGTGTTCAGCCAGTTCACGAGCTATCTGCGCGCGGTGGCGGCCGAACTCGAGGACAACGGAATCGACTACGTCTACCTCGACGGGTCCACGAAGGATCGGACGACGGTCATCGAAGCCTTCCGCGAGGGCAACGCTCCCGTGTTCCTCATCAGTCTCAAGGCCGGCGGATTCGGGCTCACCCTCACCGAGGCGGACTACGTGTTCCTCCTCGACCCGTGGTGGAATCCCGCCGCGGAGAACCAAGCCGTCGACCGGACTCACCGGATCGGACAGACCCGCCGGGTCATGGTCTACCGACTCGTCGCCGAGAACACGATCGAGGAGAAGGTGCTGGCGCTGCAGACGAAGAAGGCCGAACTCTTCACCGCGCTCATGGACGACGGCAACGCCTTCAGCGAGGTGATCTCGGCCGCGGACATCAAGGGTCTGCTGGAGGGGTGA
- a CDS encoding PepSY-associated TM helix domain-containing protein, with product MTTPSETMPENRRHSTPWFGPLLRRLHFYAGILIGPFILVAALSGAAYAISPTLEKIVYAEQLSVSPTGHPLPLAAQIKAANATIGDGAEPSAVRPAPESGDTTRVMYSDPDLGESESRAIFVDPSTAEVVGDLTVYGTSGALPLRTWIDQMHRSLHLGDVGRLYSELAASWLGIVAAAGIVLWILRTRRTKKPAMMLRPSRKHTGLRRTFSWHASVGIWAAIGMLFLSATGITWSQLGGENVTKLRAALSWETPAVSTELAGESATGSAGAGSADDHSGHEDHSGHEGHTGGTGHGATSDTSDVDPTDFDMMLSMARGVDIDTGAVEILPPADANSAWVVQEIQRSYPTKVDAVAFDPTTMEVTDRVDFAEYGMAAKLARWGIDLHMGSLFGLANQIVLFGLAIGIAAMVIWGYVMWWQRRPKHDPSRRFGVMPARGALRAAPWWGIGAVVLVTLGIGILLPMVGISLVVFLIIDVVLGVLARRRERVTC from the coding sequence ATGACAACACCCTCTGAAACCATGCCCGAAAACCGGAGGCACTCCACCCCATGGTTCGGTCCGCTCCTGCGACGACTTCACTTCTACGCGGGGATCCTGATCGGCCCGTTCATTCTTGTCGCCGCGCTCAGCGGGGCGGCCTATGCGATCAGTCCGACACTGGAAAAGATCGTCTACGCCGAGCAGCTGAGCGTTTCCCCGACCGGCCACCCACTCCCGCTCGCCGCGCAGATCAAGGCGGCGAACGCGACGATCGGGGACGGCGCCGAGCCCTCGGCGGTGCGCCCTGCCCCCGAGTCCGGAGATACCACCCGGGTGATGTACTCCGACCCCGACCTCGGCGAGAGCGAATCCCGGGCGATCTTCGTCGACCCGTCCACCGCCGAGGTGGTCGGTGACCTCACCGTGTACGGAACTTCGGGAGCCCTGCCGTTGCGTACGTGGATCGACCAGATGCATCGCAGCCTCCACCTCGGCGACGTCGGACGCCTCTACAGCGAGCTCGCGGCCTCATGGTTGGGGATCGTCGCGGCAGCGGGAATCGTGCTCTGGATCCTCCGAACTCGCAGGACGAAGAAGCCCGCAATGATGCTGCGACCGAGCCGAAAGCACACGGGCCTGCGACGCACCTTCTCCTGGCATGCCTCGGTCGGCATCTGGGCGGCAATCGGGATGCTGTTCCTCTCCGCCACCGGGATCACCTGGTCCCAGCTCGGCGGCGAGAACGTCACGAAGCTGCGCGCCGCGCTGAGTTGGGAGACCCCGGCGGTTTCGACAGAGCTCGCGGGGGAGTCGGCTACGGGTTCGGCTGGTGCCGGGAGTGCCGACGACCATTCCGGCCACGAAGACCACTCCGGCCACGAAGGTCACACGGGCGGCACGGGACACGGGGCCACATCCGATACCTCCGACGTCGACCCGACCGACTTCGACATGATGCTGTCCATGGCACGCGGGGTCGATATCGACACCGGAGCCGTCGAAATTCTGCCGCCCGCGGACGCCAACTCGGCGTGGGTGGTCCAGGAGATCCAGCGCAGCTACCCGACGAAGGTCGACGCCGTCGCCTTCGACCCGACGACGATGGAGGTCACCGATCGCGTCGACTTCGCCGAATACGGCATGGCAGCGAAGCTGGCCCGCTGGGGCATCGACCTGCACATGGGATCGCTGTTCGGACTGGCCAACCAAATCGTGCTCTTCGGCCTCGCCATCGGCATCGCAGCCATGGTGATCTGGGGCTACGTCATGTGGTGGCAACGCCGCCCGAAGCACGACCCGTCGAGACGCTTCGGGGTGATGCCAGCGCGCGGAGCATTGCGGGCCGCACCGTGGTGGGGGATCGGTGCGGTAGTCCTAGTCACGCTCGGCATCGGCATACTCCTGCCGATGGTGGGGATCAGCCTCGTCGTGTTCCTCATCATCGACGTTGTCCTCGGCGTCTTGGCGAGACGACGAGAACGAGTGACCTGCTGA